One Ignavibacterium album JCM 16511 genomic region harbors:
- a CDS encoding cytochrome C assembly family protein, producing MIPFIHTLNALLPFFYLITFIIYLYDFYKGGEKFHNSKRLFLFLTLLFHFLYLLVRTIEFNHPPITNVFEIFTVLAFSISFSYFILELVTDIRGTGMFIIIISILFQIISSFFIEDLIEVKEVLRSNLLGSHVFSALLGYAGITISAVYGFLYLILYKELKTSKFGLIFDRLPNLEVLEKLSFYSAVIGFVLLTIAIIIGIIWLPQAFPDFSYTDPKLIGTMLVWILYGIGLINKITGKWRGKKLIILSIIGFALAIFSTILTNFLARSFHSFY from the coding sequence ATGATACCATTCATACATACTTTGAATGCTCTTCTTCCATTTTTCTATCTGATTACCTTTATAATCTATTTATATGATTTTTATAAAGGCGGAGAAAAGTTTCATAATTCGAAAAGATTATTTTTATTTCTGACATTGTTATTTCACTTTCTTTATCTGTTGGTAAGAACAATTGAATTTAATCATCCTCCGATTACAAATGTATTTGAAATATTTACTGTGCTCGCTTTCTCAATCAGCTTTTCATATTTTATTCTTGAACTTGTTACTGATATCCGCGGAACAGGAATGTTTATTATCATCATTTCAATTCTCTTTCAGATAATTTCTTCATTCTTTATTGAAGATTTGATTGAAGTGAAAGAAGTTCTGCGGAGTAATTTACTTGGTAGTCATGTTTTCAGTGCTTTGCTTGGCTATGCAGGGATAACAATATCAGCTGTTTATGGTTTTCTTTATCTCATTCTTTATAAAGAACTCAAAACAAGTAAGTTTGGATTAATATTCGATCGACTTCCTAATCTGGAAGTACTTGAGAAGTTAAGTTTTTACTCTGCAGTTATTGGTTTTGTTCTACTCACTATTGCGATTATTATCGGAATCATTTGGTTGCCTCAGGCATTTCCGGATTTTTCATACACTGATCCAAAACTAATTGGAACAATGCTCGTCTGGATTTTATATGGTATCGGTCTGATAAATAAAATTACAGGTAAATGGCGAGGCAAAAAACTTATAATACTTTCAATCATTGGCTTTGCACTTGCAATTTTTTCGACAATCCTTACCAACTTTTTAGCAAGAAGTTTTCATTCATTTTATTAA
- a CDS encoding prohibitin family protein yields the protein MLFILASLAAIAALFVHINAKKKFNKAEATFSLIGFLVALFIAFAQLFTVIPAGHVGVIDFFGNVSDNTLYPGVNLVNPLANVVKFDARTQELKEEMTVPSKEGLSVQLEISLLYSLSFQNANKIYKTVGEDYVDKIVVPQFRSVVRGVTSKYEARALYTAEREKLAKQIEQELTTLVGPRGVTIEAAALRKITLPPGLTASIEEKLKAEQESQRMQFILEKERLEAERKKIEAQGISDFQKIVSQGISEQLLKWKGIEATEKLANSPNSKIVVIGSGKEGLPIILGGDK from the coding sequence ATGCTATTCATTTTAGCTTCTCTTGCAGCAATTGCAGCTTTGTTTGTGCATATAAATGCAAAGAAAAAATTCAACAAAGCCGAAGCTACTTTTTCACTAATCGGATTTTTAGTCGCATTGTTCATCGCGTTTGCTCAATTGTTCACAGTCATCCCGGCCGGACATGTTGGAGTGATTGATTTTTTTGGTAATGTTAGTGATAACACTCTCTATCCCGGAGTTAACTTAGTTAATCCTCTTGCAAATGTTGTTAAGTTCGATGCAAGAACACAAGAGTTAAAAGAAGAAATGACAGTACCTTCAAAAGAAGGTTTGAGCGTTCAGTTGGAAATTAGTTTACTTTATTCTTTAAGTTTTCAGAATGCTAATAAGATTTATAAAACTGTCGGAGAAGATTATGTTGATAAGATTGTCGTCCCGCAATTTCGTTCTGTTGTAAGAGGTGTAACATCAAAATATGAAGCAAGAGCTTTATATACTGCAGAGCGTGAAAAACTCGCTAAACAAATTGAACAGGAACTTACAACTTTAGTCGGTCCGCGCGGAGTAACTATTGAAGCTGCAGCATTAAGAAAAATTACTCTTCCGCCAGGTCTTACAGCATCAATTGAAGAGAAACTTAAAGCTGAGCAGGAAAGTCAGAGAATGCAATTTATTCTTGAAAAAGAAAGACTCGAAGCAGAACGAAAAAAGATTGAAGCACAAGGAATATCTGACTTTCAGAAAATTGTTTCGCAAGGAATAAGTGAACAACTTTTGAAATGGAAAGGAATCGAAGCAACTGAGAAGCTCGCAAACTCTCCTAATTCAAAGATTGTAGTAATTGGATCCGGCAAAGAAGGTTTGCCAATAATTCTTGGTGGTGATAAATAA
- a CDS encoding ferritin-like domain-containing protein: MATRQEIAKELQKSYWMEIETVMNYISNSVNLDGVRAEEIKKSLAVDIAEELTHAQTLAKRIKELDGLVESSMQFKADQKALQTKEDTTDVVSVIEGVIEAEKGAIEQYNKIIKLCEGVDYVTQDMVIGLLAQEESHLREFKGFLKEYKK, encoded by the coding sequence ATGGCAACAAGACAAGAAATAGCAAAAGAGCTACAAAAAAGTTATTGGATGGAGATAGAAACAGTAATGAATTACATTTCCAACTCTGTTAACCTTGATGGTGTGAGAGCTGAAGAAATAAAAAAATCTTTAGCGGTTGATATCGCAGAAGAATTAACTCACGCTCAGACTCTTGCAAAAAGGATAAAAGAACTTGACGGACTTGTTGAAAGTTCAATGCAATTTAAAGCTGATCAAAAAGCTCTTCAAACAAAGGAAGATACTACTGATGTTGTGTCGGTAATTGAAGGTGTGATTGAAGCTGAAAAAGGTGCTATTGAGCAATACAATAAAATCATTAAACTTTGCGAAGGTGTTGATTATGTTACTCAGGATATGGTAATAGGTTTGCTCGCACAGGAAGAATCACATCTCAGAGAATTCAAAGGTTTTCTGAAAGAATATAAAAAGTAA
- the hemA gene encoding glutamyl-tRNA reductase — translation MNLLGISINHRTAPVDLREALHLSEEEIRNLIQQTKDKILSEGIIISTCNRTEIYGIPKQDGITHLDLQNLIINFKSAAKVSEENFQKFISRESVEHLFRVATGIDSLLIGDNQIFKQVKDSFIISEEMNFAGFLVKRLMDAAVRVGKRAISETAISEGAVTVSYAAVQLVEKIFANLSKKSALVIGTGETGEIAAKHLRDRGIGRLALTNRTFEKAEKLATELNTAVFPFDTFKEHLHKFDIIISATSSENIILTKDDIEKTMKKRNFESLVIMDIAIPRDVDPTCKDIDYVFYHDIDSLNVIVQQNLAKRRSEIPKVEKIIQEELDAFFDWYNSLQVAPTIKDLRDYFESIRAEEVEKNINKFSEEDREMLEIITKRIINKILHHPTVELKKLSDENSASDLSSIKLSVIRELFGLTGNKQNQQDKN, via the coding sequence ATGAACTTATTAGGTATATCAATTAATCACAGAACTGCTCCGGTAGATTTAAGAGAAGCACTTCACTTAAGCGAAGAAGAAATCCGGAATCTGATTCAACAAACCAAAGATAAAATTTTATCTGAAGGAATTATTATATCAACCTGCAACCGCACAGAAATTTACGGAATTCCGAAACAGGATGGCATCACACATCTCGATCTACAGAATCTTATAATTAATTTCAAATCTGCAGCAAAAGTTTCTGAAGAAAATTTTCAGAAATTTATTTCAAGAGAATCAGTTGAACATCTTTTCAGAGTTGCAACAGGAATTGATTCACTGTTGATTGGTGATAATCAGATTTTCAAGCAGGTTAAGGATTCTTTCATCATTTCCGAAGAGATGAACTTCGCAGGATTCTTAGTAAAGCGTTTGATGGATGCTGCCGTTCGTGTTGGTAAAAGAGCAATCAGCGAAACTGCAATAAGTGAAGGTGCTGTAACTGTTAGTTATGCAGCCGTTCAACTTGTTGAAAAGATTTTTGCAAATCTCTCTAAAAAATCTGCTTTGGTAATCGGAACAGGTGAAACCGGTGAGATTGCTGCAAAACATTTGAGAGACAGAGGAATCGGAAGACTTGCACTTACTAATCGTACATTTGAAAAAGCAGAAAAGCTTGCAACCGAATTAAACACGGCTGTATTCCCTTTCGATACTTTCAAAGAACATCTTCACAAATTTGATATCATAATAAGTGCTACAAGCTCGGAAAATATTATCCTTACAAAGGATGATATTGAAAAGACAATGAAGAAAAGAAACTTTGAATCGCTTGTAATAATGGACATCGCAATTCCAAGAGATGTGGATCCGACTTGTAAAGATATTGATTATGTGTTTTACCATGATATTGATTCGCTGAATGTAATTGTTCAGCAAAATCTTGCAAAGCGACGAAGTGAAATTCCAAAAGTAGAAAAAATTATTCAGGAAGAATTGGATGCTTTCTTCGATTGGTATAATTCACTTCAGGTTGCACCAACGATAAAGGATCTGAGAGATTATTTTGAATCAATAAGAGCTGAAGAAGTAGAAAAGAACATAAATAAATTTTCTGAAGAAGACAGAGAAATGCTCGAAATAATTACTAAAAGAATAATTAATAAAATCTTACATCATCCGACGGTTGAACTAAAAAAACTTTCAGATGAAAACTCAGCTTCGGATTTATCTTCAATTAAGCTAAGTGTTATCAGAGAATTATTCGGACTTACAGGAAATAAACAAAACCAGCAGGACAAAAATTGA
- the hemC gene encoding hydroxymethylbilane synthase: MNKKLLIGSRGSELALWQANFVKKELEKKHRGLSVEIKIIKTKGDKILDVALSKIGDKSLFTKELEVELLSKRIDIAVHSLKDLQTQIPEGLKLAAVTKRHDVEDVLIARKKGLTIHTLPENAVVATGSLRRRAQLQHLRPDIKVVDLRGNVPSRIKKFLESDWDAIILARAGVERLGLKKYISSYISKEEILPAVGQGALGIEIHTDNQFAEEILQSIHHQNTFTAVSAERALLRALEGGCQVPIGAFAEVQSNGLYLDAMVGSLDGSITFRKKVRGRKDEPEKLGRSLAKDLLKAGAKDILDEVYNNSRK, translated from the coding sequence TTGAATAAAAAATTACTAATTGGTTCACGCGGAAGTGAGCTTGCACTTTGGCAGGCAAATTTTGTAAAGAAGGAATTAGAAAAAAAACATCGCGGTTTATCAGTTGAAATTAAAATAATTAAAACTAAAGGCGATAAAATTCTTGATGTAGCTTTATCTAAAATTGGTGACAAGTCTTTATTCACAAAAGAACTCGAAGTCGAACTTCTGAGTAAACGAATTGATATTGCTGTTCATTCACTAAAAGACTTGCAGACGCAAATTCCCGAAGGACTAAAATTAGCGGCAGTTACAAAACGCCACGATGTTGAAGATGTTTTAATAGCCAGGAAAAAGGGACTAACTATTCACACTTTACCTGAAAATGCTGTTGTTGCAACAGGTTCATTGCGAAGAAGAGCACAGCTTCAGCATCTTCGTCCGGATATTAAAGTTGTTGATCTTCGTGGAAATGTTCCTTCAAGAATAAAAAAATTTCTTGAATCTGACTGGGATGCAATTATACTAGCTCGCGCCGGAGTTGAAAGACTTGGACTTAAAAAATATATTTCATCCTATATCAGTAAAGAGGAAATTCTTCCTGCAGTTGGACAAGGTGCGTTGGGAATTGAAATTCATACTGATAACCAGTTTGCCGAAGAAATTCTTCAATCAATTCATCATCAGAATACATTTACTGCAGTTTCAGCTGAAAGAGCTTTGCTGAGAGCACTTGAAGGTGGATGCCAGGTTCCGATTGGAGCATTTGCTGAAGTTCAATCAAACGGATTATATCTTGATGCAATGGTTGGAAGTCTTGATGGTTCTATCACATTCAGAAAAAAAGTTCGTGGTAGAAAAGATGAACCGGAAAAACTGGGTAGGTCATTAGCAAAAGATTTATTGAAAGCCGGCGCAAAAGATATTTTAGATGAAGTTTATAACAATTCAAGAAAATAA
- a CDS encoding PepSY domain-containing protein: MKAKKFTKLLSIGILLVLISSCSGSKFDYDDTDIPIYVFKNAEKYIASKTGENFFENYIQPDFDNCTKVENGYFLVYKLYVPEKPFVKGDIRFIVDTLGNVNHNFEVFGIPECVKSPADCKFTIDEKSARAIAEQNGLEKGLKDWKLSFIYDPVYGKYVWNINSTITENEGEFGYRASGQEMIIDSSTGEVLSKRDWKIN, from the coding sequence ATGAAAGCAAAAAAATTCACTAAGCTTTTATCTATCGGAATACTTTTAGTTTTGATATCATCCTGTTCAGGGTCAAAGTTTGATTATGATGATACAGATATTCCGATTTATGTATTTAAGAATGCTGAGAAATATATCGCATCAAAAACCGGTGAGAATTTTTTTGAGAATTATATTCAACCTGACTTTGATAATTGTACTAAAGTTGAAAACGGATATTTTCTTGTTTATAAACTTTATGTTCCGGAAAAACCTTTTGTTAAAGGTGATATAAGATTTATTGTTGATACTCTTGGAAATGTAAATCATAACTTCGAAGTTTTTGGAATTCCTGAATGTGTAAAAAGCCCAGCTGATTGTAAATTTACGATTGATGAAAAAAGTGCGAGAGCAATCGCCGAGCAAAACGGACTTGAAAAAGGGCTTAAGGATTGGAAATTGTCATTCATCTATGATCCGGTTTATGGGAAATATGTCTGGAACATAAATTCAACTATTACAGAAAATGAAGGTGAATTTGGCTACAGAGCAAGTGGTCAGGAAATGATTATTGATTCATCAACCGGCGAAGTACTTTCAAAACGCGATTGGAAAATCAACTGA